A section of the Deltaproteobacteria bacterium genome encodes:
- a CDS encoding molybdopterin-binding protein — MVHVLPLQAAIGTVLAHDITEIVPGRFKGRAFRKGHVVTRADIDHLRDLGKEHLYVLKISDIELHEDEAALRLASALAGDGIEHDCSPKEGKVELRAADNGLLKIDVAALYRFNLLGDVMCATRHDNTVVKKGDRVAGTRAISLVIPLGRVEQAESICRGAGGILKVLPLRKAHVGVVITGNEVYSGRIRDRFRPVVEGKVEELGSEVVDVRYVPDRREAIAQSVRDLLDQGADLILATGGMSVDPDDVTCHAIEDAGADPVIYGASVLPGAMLMVAYIGEVPVIGIPACAMFHSITLFDLLFPRILAGERIGREQIAALGHGGFCINCPECRFPVCPFGK; from the coding sequence ATGGTTCATGTCTTACCCTTACAGGCGGCGATCGGGACCGTTCTGGCCCATGACATTACGGAGATTGTGCCGGGCCGCTTCAAAGGCCGCGCCTTCAGAAAAGGTCATGTGGTGACCCGGGCGGATATTGATCATCTCCGCGATCTCGGGAAGGAACACCTCTATGTTCTCAAGATCAGCGACATTGAACTGCATGAGGACGAAGCGGCCCTCCGCCTGGCCTCTGCCCTCGCGGGAGATGGCATTGAACACGACTGTTCTCCGAAAGAGGGGAAGGTGGAGCTGCGGGCGGCCGATAACGGACTTTTGAAGATTGATGTGGCGGCCCTCTACCGGTTTAATCTTTTAGGCGATGTCATGTGCGCCACCCGGCACGACAACACGGTGGTTAAGAAAGGCGACCGGGTGGCGGGGACCCGGGCGATTTCTCTCGTGATCCCGCTGGGCCGGGTGGAACAGGCCGAATCGATCTGCCGGGGGGCCGGCGGTATTCTGAAAGTGTTGCCGCTGCGAAAGGCCCATGTGGGAGTTGTCATCACGGGCAATGAGGTCTATTCCGGAAGGATCCGGGATCGGTTCCGTCCCGTTGTGGAAGGGAAGGTGGAGGAGCTCGGTTCTGAGGTTGTCGATGTCCGCTACGTGCCCGACAGAAGAGAGGCCATTGCACAGTCGGTCCGGGACCTTCTGGATCAGGGGGCGGACCTGATCCTGGCGACCGGCGGGATGTCCGTTGATCCCGACGACGTGACTTGTCACGCGATAGAGGATGCCGGGGCCGATCCGGTCATCTACGGGGCGTCGGTCCTCCCTGGGGCGATGCTGATGGTCGCCTACATCGGGGAGGTTCCCGTGATCGGAATCCCCGCCTGCGCCATGTTCCACTCCATCACCCTTTTCGATCTGCTCTTCCCCCGGATTCTTGCCGGAGAACGTATCGGCCGGGAGCAGATTGCAGCTCTCGGCCACGGCGGGTTCTGCATCAACTGTCCGGAATGCCGTTTCCCGGTCTGTCCCTTTGGAAAATAG
- the gnd gene encoding decarboxylating 6-phosphogluconate dehydrogenase gives MQLGMIGLGRMGANIVRRLMRDGHECVVFDLNPENVKALAAEGASGAGSLKEFVAALTPPRSVWIMVPAGNPTESTVQMLAGELEPDDRVIDGGNSYFKDDLRRAAMLKEKGIYYLDVGTSGGVWGVDRGYCMMIGGDRKTVEALDPIFRTLAPGRGDISRTPGREGEGGTAEEGYLYCGPSGAGHFVKMVHNGIEYGLMQAYAEGFDILRNAASESVPKERRYELDFAEIAEVWRRGSVIGSWLLDLTAMALLEDPHLDRYSGFVEDSGEGRWTMMAAIEEAVPADVLSAALHARFRSRREHTFGEKLLSAMRYKFGGHVEPAAEE, from the coding sequence ATGCAATTAGGAATGATCGGTCTGGGAAGGATGGGCGCCAATATCGTTCGGCGCCTGATGCGTGACGGCCATGAGTGTGTCGTCTTTGATCTGAATCCGGAGAATGTAAAGGCTTTGGCTGCGGAAGGGGCAAGCGGTGCGGGGAGCCTGAAGGAATTTGTTGCGGCGCTGACGCCGCCCCGGTCCGTCTGGATCATGGTCCCGGCGGGCAATCCCACGGAGTCGACCGTACAGATGCTGGCCGGGGAATTGGAGCCGGACGACCGTGTGATCGACGGGGGGAACAGTTATTTCAAGGATGATCTGCGTCGTGCGGCGATGTTAAAGGAAAAAGGTATTTATTATCTTGATGTGGGGACCAGCGGGGGAGTCTGGGGTGTTGACCGGGGATATTGCATGATGATCGGAGGGGACCGGAAGACCGTTGAGGCGCTTGACCCGATCTTCAGAACGCTTGCGCCCGGCCGGGGGGATATCTCCCGGACGCCCGGTCGTGAAGGCGAGGGAGGGACGGCGGAAGAGGGGTACCTCTACTGCGGTCCGAGCGGGGCAGGACATTTCGTTAAGATGGTCCACAACGGCATTGAATACGGCCTGATGCAGGCCTATGCCGAGGGGTTTGACATTCTTCGGAATGCAGCCTCCGAGTCAGTGCCGAAAGAGCGTCGCTACGAACTTGACTTCGCCGAGATCGCCGAGGTCTGGCGGCGGGGGAGTGTGATCGGCTCCTGGCTTCTGGACCTGACGGCCATGGCCCTCCTGGAGGATCCGCACCTCGATCGGTATTCCGGGTTTGTTGAGGATTCCGGTGAAGGACGCTGGACGATGATGGCGGCTATCGAAGAGGCCGTTCCGGCCGATGTCCTTTCCGCAGCGCTTCATGCGCGGTTCCGGTCGAGGCGGGAGCATACTTTCGGAGAG
- a CDS encoding formylmethanofuran dehydrogenase codes for MKSFEESLREAVSFHGEECPGQVIGTRMAMIGCREIGLEHPRSEGERKKIIVYVEMDRCAADAVMAVTGCRIGKRTLKIMDYGIMAATFVNLETGRAVRVRARESSRALAVRYAPDVEEKYLRQSEAYKVMPEEELFEITEVRVTIPVQDMPGRPVQRVRCESCGEWVQDMKEVKVNGRVLCRPCGLGGYFEKERKESSDAIRNDRSGKDGRQYRSAPDA; via the coding sequence GTGAAATCATTCGAGGAGTCTCTGCGGGAAGCCGTATCCTTTCACGGGGAGGAGTGCCCCGGCCAGGTGATCGGAACGCGAATGGCCATGATCGGCTGTCGTGAAATCGGGCTGGAGCATCCCCGTTCCGAAGGGGAACGGAAGAAAATCATCGTCTATGTTGAAATGGACCGGTGTGCCGCCGACGCTGTGATGGCGGTCACCGGATGCCGGATCGGGAAACGGACCCTGAAGATCATGGATTACGGGATCATGGCTGCGACATTTGTCAATCTGGAAACCGGCCGGGCCGTCCGGGTTCGTGCCAGGGAGTCTTCACGGGCGCTTGCCGTCCGGTATGCACCGGACGTGGAAGAGAAATATCTCCGCCAAAGCGAGGCCTACAAGGTGATGCCGGAAGAGGAATTGTTCGAGATCACCGAGGTCCGCGTCACGATCCCCGTACAGGATATGCCGGGCCGGCCCGTGCAGCGGGTGCGTTGCGAGTCCTGCGGCGAATGGGTTCAGGATATGAAAGAAGTGAAGGTGAACGGCCGGGTATTGTGCCGACCCTGCGGGTTAGGGGGCTATTTCGAGAAAGAAAGAAAGGAGTCATCCGATGCAATTAGGAATGATCGGTCTGGGAAGGATGGGCGCCAATATCGTTCGGCGCCTGATGCGTGA